The Meriones unguiculatus strain TT.TT164.6M chromosome 1, Bangor_MerUng_6.1, whole genome shotgun sequence genome has a segment encoding these proteins:
- the LOC110566053 gene encoding vomeronasal type-1 receptor 4-like: protein MVPSDTILGIFIISQLCIGVIGNSTIFLLYLYSYFFKLHFMKLIDSLFTHLTIVNMLFITFSLIPDILASFGVPNMLDDIGCKVVLFMARVLRGMSICTTCVVSTCQVITIIPSNSKWAWLKSKLSTWAFFSLLCSWLINLLIYAYIFEAVIAKINSTHVGSGYLHAYCQNKYFGNRNSWIFLSVILIHDLFFVAIMTCASCYKMTFLYRHHKRAQHLHSLSLSSQPSPESKATHHILFLVTCFVFIYWLNNSITLYGFYAETKIPRLEGINAVLTTCYSTICPFLLMRNNKIILQFTSSFSILRMSYFQSALPG from the coding sequence ATGGTTCCAAGTGACACCATCTTGGGGATCTTTATTATATCACAGTTATGCATTGGTGTCATAGGTAACTCAAcaattttccttttatatttatatagttaCTTCTTTAAGCTTCATTTTATGAAGTTGATAGATTCACTTTTCACACACCTGACAATTGTTAACATGCTATTCATCACATTCTCCTTAATACCAGATATCCTGGCATCCTTTGGAGTACCCAACATGCTGGATGATATTGGTTGTAAGGTAGTTTTGTTTATGGCCAGAGTCCTACGGGGTATGTCAATCTGCACCACCTGTGTTGTAAGCACATGTCAAGTCATCACCATCATTCCTAGTAATTCTAAGTGGGCATGGCTTAAGTCTAAACTCTCTACATgggcttttttttccttacttTGCTCCTGGCTCATTAACCTGCTCATCTATGCATATATCTTTGAAGctgtaatagccaaaatcaacTCTACTCATGTTGGCAGTGGATATTTGCATGCTTACTGTCAAAACAAGTACTTTGGGAACAGAAACTCATGGATATTTTTAAGTGTCATATTAATTCATGATCTCTTCTTTGTGGCCATCATGACTTGTGCCAGCTGCTACAAGATGACTTTCCTCTATAGACACCACAAGAGAGCTCAGCACCTCCACAGCCTAAGCCTCTCCTCCCAGCCATCTCCTGAAAGCAAAGCCACTCACCACATCCTGTTTCTGGTGACCTGCTTCGTGTTCATTTATTGGTTAAACAACTCTATCACTCTTTATGGATTTTATGCAGAAACGAAAATTCCAAGGTTGGAGGGAATTAATGCAGTTTTAACCACCTGCTACTCAACCATCTGCCCTTTCTTACTAATGaggaataataaaattattttacaattcacttcttccttttccatATTGAGAATGAGCTATTTTCAAAGTGCACTCCCTGGCTGA